One Malania oleifera isolate guangnan ecotype guangnan chromosome 9, ASM2987363v1, whole genome shotgun sequence DNA segment encodes these proteins:
- the LOC131163532 gene encoding putative leucine-rich repeat receptor-like serine/threonine-protein kinase At2g19230, with protein FFIFLLLVRAQDQSGFLSIDCGIAENAGYADAKTGISYISDASFMDTGVAKGISPEFQTNSIEQQFLYVTSFPQGIKNCYTLTPPRGKGNKYLIRTRFMYGNYDSKSQLPQFDLHLGVNVWDSVTLVNASVITTKEIIHVLTSDSIYVCLVNTGLGTPFISALELRLLNSSMYTTDAGSLSHILRLDLGSSTNEFVRYKDDIYDRIWAPPVNSDNWGMISTQLTVDSQSHNMFYPPSKVMQTAFTSLNNSKSFRLYWKPDDPTSKIYFYLYFAEIELLKANQSREFNLYLNGNLWYGPVVPNYLYTNTIYSSSPETGSEYSITLNQTANSTLPPLVNAIEIYMVKQLFQSETTRAEVDAVVNIKSTYGVNKNWQGDPCVPKAYLWDGLNCTYDGFNPPRVISLNLSSSGLAGQIPPSISNLTMIQYLDLSNNNLTGSVPAFLSQLIFLRVLNLSGNNFTGSLPEELIQKSKNGSLSLSVDANLCSSLPCNNDNYDNDNHNKKFVIPVVASVAALLIILGALAVFWFLKRREEGRKMGRVETETNKKDGPLEPKKRQFTYSEVLKVTKNFERVIGKGGFGTVYHGYLDGTQVAVKMLSPSSVQGYNEFRNEAELLMRVHHRNLTSLVGYCNEGTSIGLIYEYMSNGNLGDYLSGITNANAFSWEERLWIAIDAAQGLEYLHNGCKPIIVHRDVKSSNILLNKEFQAKIADFGLSRAFPTEGGTHVSTRVIGTPGYLDPEYHLTNWLNEKSDVFSFGIVLLEIITGRPAIGRDAEKTHIIRWVSPLLENGDVRNILDPRLPREFDINSVWKAIELAMACVSQTSPQRPTMNYVVMELKECFALEKARSKEKHESESMNSSEVIPLNLDSLLSPTAR; from the exons TTTGGTTCGTGCCCAGGATCAATCAG GATTCCTAAGCATAGATTGCGGGATAGCGGAAAATGCAGGCTATGCCGATGCCAAAACCGGCATAAGCTACATTTCAGATGCAAGCTTCATGGACACTGGTGTTGCAAAGGGCATATCACCTGAATTTCAGACTAATAGCATTGAGCAGCAATTCTTGTACGTGACGAGCTTCCCACAAGGCATAAAAAATTGTTACACCCTAACTCCTCCGCGAGGCAAAGGCAATAAGTATTTGATCAGAACAAGGTTCATGTATGGAAATTATGACTCCAAAAGTCAACTCCCCCAGTTCGACTTGCATCTTGGAGTTAATGTGTGGGATTCTGTGACATTGGTGAATGCATCTGTTATAACAACCAAAGAGATTATACATGTCCTCACATCGGATAGCATATATGTCTGTCTGGTGAACACTGGCCTTGGAACACCTTTTATATCAGCACTGGAGTTAAGGCTTTTGAATAGCTCCATGTATACAACTGACGCAGGATCATTATCTCACATCTTGCGTTTGGATTTAGGTTCATCAACCAATGAGTTTGTCAG GTATAAAGATGATATTTATGATCGCATTTGGGCGCCGCCCGTAAATTCAGACAACTGGGGAATGATAAGCACCCAGTTGACTGTTGACTCTCAATCTCACAACATGTTCTATCCACCATCAAAGGTCATGCAGACAGCCTTCACATCCCTAAATAATAGCAAATCCTTCAGATTATACTGGAAGCCTGATGATCCCActtctaaaatttatttctatCTGTACTTTGCGGAAATTGAGCTACTCAAAGCAAACCAGTCCAGAGAATTCAACCTCTACTTGAATGGGAACCTCTGGTATGGACCTGTTGTTCCTAACTACTTGTACACAAACACGATATACAGCTCGTCTCCAGAGACGGGATCAGAGTACAGCATTACACTAAATCAAACTGCCAATTCAACCCTCCCACCCCTAGTCAATGCCATTGAgatttatatggtaaaacagcTTTTTCAATCAGAGACAACACGAGCTGAAG TTGACGCTGTTGTGAATATTAAGTCAACATATGGTGTGAATAAAAACTGGCAAGGAGATCCATGTGTCCCAAAAGCCTACTTGTGGGATGGCCTTAACTGCACTTACGATGGTTTCAACCCCCCAAGGGTCATATCCTT GAACTTGTCTTCAAGTGGATTAGCTGGACAGATACCACCTTCGATATCCAACCTCACAATGATCCAGTATTT GGATTTGTCCAACAATAATTTGACTGGGTCAGTGCCTGCTTTCCTATCTCAGCTGATATTCCTCAGGGTCCT AAATTTGTCTGGGAACAATTTCACAGGTTCTCTTCCAGAGGAACTCATTCAAAAATCAAAGAATGGATCACTGTCACTGAG TGTGGATGCAAATCTTTGTTCATCGTTGCCGTGCAACAATGACAACTACGACAATGACAATCACAACAAGAAGTTTGTCATTCCAGTTGTAGCATCAGTTGCTGCATTGCTCATCATCTTAGGCGCACTGGCTGTCTTCTGGTTCCTTAAAAGGAGAGAAGAAg GCAGGAAGATGGGGAGAGTGGAAactgaaacaaataaaaaagatGGACCATTGGAGCCGAAGAAACGACAATTCACATACTCAGAAGTACTGAAAGTTACCAAAAACTTTGAGAGGGTCATAGGGAAAGGTGGATTTGGAACAGTTTACCATGGTTACTTAGACGGCACTCAAGTAGCTGTGAAGATGCTTTCTCCATCTTCAGTTCAAGGTTACAATGAGTTTCGAAATGAG GCAGAACTTCTTATGAGGGTGCATCATAGAAACTTAACTTCCCTTGTTGGGTATTGCAATGAAGGCACAAGCATTGGGCTTATCTATGAATACATGTCTAATGGGAACTTAGGAGATTATCTGTCAGGTATT ACAAATGCAAATGCCTTTAGCTGGGAAGAAAGACTATGGATAGCAATTGATGCAGCTCAAG GATTGGAGTATCTGCACAATGGTTGTAAACCTATAATTGTTCACAGAGATGTGAAGTCTTCAAACATCTTACTGAATAAAGAATTCCAGGCAAAGATAGCTGACTTTGGGCTGTCTAGAGCTTTTCCAACTGAAGGCGGCACTCATGTGTCAACCAGAGTTATTGGTACCCCAGGGTACCTTGACCCTGA GTATCATTTAACAAACTGGCTGAATGAGAAAAGTGATGTTTTTAGTTTTGGTATTGTCCTTTTGGAGATAATCACGGGTCGTCCTGCGATTGGAAGAGATGCTGAAAAGACTCACATAATTCGATGGGTCAGTCCCTTGCTTGAAAATGGGGATGTTAGAAATATTCTTGATCCAAGGTTGCCTAGAGAATTTGATATTAATTCTGTTTGGAAAGCTATAGAATTAGCAATGGCTTGTGTGTCCCAGACCTCCCCACAAAGGCCAACCATGAATTATGTAGTGATGGAGTTGAAGGAGTGTTTTGCATTGGAGAAAGCACGGTCTAAGGAGAAGCATGAGAGTGAGTCAATGAATTCAAGTGAAGTGATCCCTCTAAATCTAGATTCTCTACTGAGTCCCACAGCAAGGTAA